In Lujinxingia vulgaris, a single window of DNA contains:
- a CDS encoding HAL/PAL/TAL family ammonia-lyase translates to MSDVLKLGPDTWVRCEAIDEVACGGRMIAISVEAEDAIEGCHRLLEEEREKGALIYGLTTGFGPLANRQVELGELERLQKNLVYHLASGVGEPFGEDVTRAMMACRAVCLARGRSAVRLETLQLLVRWLQDGLVPVVPRYGSVGASGDLTPLAHVALAMMGEGEVFEEGRAVAASSVLEKRGIQPLRLSDRDGLALVNGTSATTAMAALAQVRAQRALDWAVGLSAAFCDVLGGHAQAYDEVFGEVRPHPGQVRVAAALREALADSARVERGFGESRGLPQDPYTLRCVPQMLGAVDDALGFHREVVEREINAVSDNPIFDVARGQVRHGGNFFGQHVAMASDLLNTQLVTMAVLAERQCARLMDEALSGLPAFLQWEDVGVQSGMMGAQVTASSLVAQMRGQMVALSVQSMPTNGNNQDVNPMATLAALRSLELVERLSEVLGILALGVAQAVRKIQAHGQGGFAEATVRRVERVLEVASTIEADRPLYGDIRAIAGLVVGC, encoded by the coding sequence TTGAGCGATGTTCTGAAGTTGGGCCCCGACACGTGGGTCAGGTGTGAGGCCATCGATGAGGTGGCGTGTGGGGGGCGTATGATCGCCATCAGCGTCGAGGCTGAAGACGCTATTGAGGGGTGTCATCGACTTCTGGAGGAGGAGCGGGAGAAGGGGGCGCTGATCTACGGGCTGACCACGGGATTTGGGCCTCTGGCCAACCGTCAGGTGGAGCTCGGTGAGCTTGAGCGGCTGCAGAAAAACCTCGTGTACCACCTGGCCAGCGGGGTGGGGGAGCCTTTTGGGGAGGATGTGACGCGGGCGATGATGGCGTGTCGGGCGGTGTGTCTGGCGCGGGGGCGCTCGGCGGTGCGGCTGGAGACCTTGCAGCTGCTCGTGCGCTGGCTTCAGGACGGGCTTGTGCCGGTGGTGCCGCGTTACGGGTCGGTGGGGGCCAGCGGGGATCTGACGCCGCTTGCGCACGTGGCGCTGGCGATGATGGGGGAGGGGGAGGTCTTTGAGGAGGGGCGCGCGGTGGCGGCGAGCTCGGTGTTGGAGAAGCGAGGCATTCAGCCGCTGCGTTTGAGTGATCGCGATGGGCTGGCGCTGGTCAACGGCACGAGCGCCACCACGGCGATGGCGGCGCTGGCGCAGGTGCGCGCGCAGCGCGCGTTAGACTGGGCGGTGGGGTTGAGTGCGGCGTTTTGCGATGTGCTCGGGGGGCATGCGCAGGCCTATGATGAGGTGTTTGGCGAGGTGCGGCCGCATCCGGGGCAGGTGCGGGTGGCGGCGGCGTTGCGCGAGGCGCTGGCCGATAGCGCGCGGGTGGAGCGGGGCTTTGGAGAGAGCCGGGGCCTTCCGCAAGACCCCTACACGCTGCGCTGTGTGCCGCAGATGCTCGGCGCGGTCGATGATGCGCTGGGCTTCCACCGGGAGGTGGTGGAGCGGGAGATCAATGCGGTGAGTGACAACCCCATCTTTGATGTGGCGCGGGGGCAGGTGCGCCACGGGGGCAACTTCTTCGGGCAGCATGTGGCGATGGCCAGCGACCTGCTCAACACCCAGCTCGTGACGATGGCGGTGCTGGCCGAGCGCCAGTGTGCTCGGCTGATGGATGAGGCGCTCTCGGGGCTGCCGGCGTTTTTGCAGTGGGAGGACGTGGGGGTGCAGAGCGGGATGATGGGGGCGCAGGTCACGGCGTCGAGTCTGGTGGCGCAGATGCGCGGGCAGATGGTGGCGCTCTCGGTGCAGTCGATGCCCACCAACGGCAACAATCAGGACGTCAACCCGATGGCGACGCTCGCTGCGTTGCGCAGCCTGGAGCTTGTGGAGCGATTGAGTGAGGTGCTGGGGATCCTCGCGCTCGGGGTGGCCCAGGCGGTGCGCAAGATCCAGGCGCACGGCCAGGGGGGCTTTGCCGAAGCGACAGTTCGGCGGGTGGAGCGGGTGCTGGAGGTGGCCTCGACCATCGAGGCCGATCGACCGCTCTACGGCGATATTCGGGCGATCGCGGGGCTGGTGGTGGGATGTTGA
- a CDS encoding collagen-like triple helix repeat-containing protein — protein sequence MVSTSDASVEQCPAGGRILTFGYDNDGDDAIDEVVSEEQICDGAPGATGAQGEQGEQGPAGEPGQDGQDLLLETSDASMDACVFGGTVYVFGYDRDGDGVIDDISAEQTVCERSFALDGIEVLFHVDMSMAEDATLAGLEALEAEGAIALTVSETQEEMTTQMATGDYDVVVYFKQDGFMSNPTRAAVEGWVEDGGRMIFSTFKSQDDDATLLALKASFGETNQSEAVFFDERFRGVVPLPLPLESAGWTSFSSGLEPLGDGRSICAFENGESCAVVGNDGRTVVLGFLGDSYRAEFGRGLMESLLGVVTSAP from the coding sequence ATGGTCAGTACTTCAGACGCCTCGGTCGAGCAGTGCCCGGCGGGGGGGCGAATTCTGACCTTCGGCTACGACAATGATGGCGACGACGCGATCGATGAGGTTGTCAGCGAAGAACAGATCTGCGACGGGGCGCCCGGCGCGACGGGGGCGCAGGGAGAGCAGGGAGAGCAGGGACCCGCCGGAGAGCCGGGGCAGGACGGTCAGGACCTTCTTCTGGAGACTTCCGACGCGTCGATGGATGCGTGCGTGTTTGGGGGGACGGTGTACGTCTTTGGGTATGATAGGGATGGGGATGGAGTTATTGACGATATCTCTGCTGAGCAAACCGTTTGCGAGCGTTCGTTTGCGCTGGATGGTATTGAGGTCCTCTTCCACGTGGATATGTCGATGGCGGAAGACGCGACACTTGCGGGGCTGGAGGCCCTGGAGGCTGAGGGGGCCATCGCGTTGACCGTTAGCGAAACTCAAGAGGAGATGACCACGCAGATGGCCACAGGAGATTACGATGTTGTGGTCTACTTCAAGCAAGATGGGTTCATGAGCAACCCGACACGCGCCGCCGTTGAAGGATGGGTGGAAGACGGCGGAAGGATGATCTTTAGCACCTTCAAGTCTCAAGATGATGACGCCACGCTTCTCGCTCTGAAAGCCTCGTTTGGAGAGACAAACCAGTCGGAGGCGGTCTTCTTTGATGAGCGTTTTCGAGGGGTGGTTCCGTTGCCTTTGCCCCTTGAGAGTGCGGGGTGGACGAGTTTCTCCAGCGGTCTGGAACCTCTCGGCGACGGGCGTTCGATCTGCGCGTTTGAGAACGGAGAGTCCTGCGCGGTCGTGGGTAATGACGGGCGTACTGTGGTGCTCGGTTTTCTGGGCGACTCGTATCGAGCTGAGTTTGGGCGAGGGCTGATGGAGAGCTTGCTGGGCGTTGTGACGAGTGCGCCGTGA
- a CDS encoding MOSC domain-containing protein, translating to MIEDAHIVSLRVGMPRELGRAGAKNPLERSWRSGFVKEAVQGPLWLDWENFEGDGQADRKHHGGVEKAVCVYPVTHLAYWSERMGRAMGPGAFGENVSVAGLDEREVCVGDVYRLGGALVRVTQPRSPCWKLARIHGEKAFALWVQQTGFCGWYFGVVERGYVQVGQALKLEERPYPQWSIAEVHAVRYHRPDDLEAAAFLAGCPALSQTWRVALEKRVARGEESDEVRRLIGPNEG from the coding sequence ATGATCGAAGATGCACACATCGTATCGTTGCGGGTGGGGATGCCCCGAGAGCTGGGGCGTGCGGGGGCGAAGAACCCTCTGGAGCGCTCCTGGCGTTCGGGGTTTGTGAAGGAGGCGGTGCAGGGGCCGCTGTGGCTGGACTGGGAGAATTTTGAGGGGGATGGGCAGGCCGATCGCAAGCATCACGGCGGGGTGGAGAAGGCGGTGTGTGTGTATCCGGTGACGCACCTGGCGTACTGGTCAGAACGCATGGGGAGAGCGATGGGTCCGGGGGCGTTTGGGGAGAATGTGAGTGTTGCGGGGCTGGACGAGAGGGAGGTCTGCGTGGGGGATGTCTACCGGCTGGGCGGAGCGCTCGTGCGCGTCACCCAGCCTCGTTCGCCATGCTGGAAGCTCGCCAGAATTCACGGTGAGAAGGCGTTTGCGCTCTGGGTGCAGCAGACGGGCTTTTGCGGCTGGTATTTTGGCGTGGTGGAGCGCGGGTATGTGCAGGTCGGTCAGGCGTTGAAGCTTGAAGAGCGCCCCTATCCGCAGTGGAGCATCGCCGAGGTGCATGCGGTGCGTTACCACCGCCCCGACGATCTTGAGGCCGCGGCGTTTCTGGCCGGGTGTCCGGCCTTGAGTCAGACCTGGCGCGTGGCGTTGGAGAAGAGGGTGGCCCGTGGCGAGGAGAGCGATGAGGTGCGGCGGCTGATCGGGCCGAATGAGGGGTAA
- a CDS encoding serine/threonine-protein kinase: MNPTASTTTDDHAALPRGFVLQGRYVIDSLIGSGGMGHIYLAHQRPFNRPMAIKVMHAEHSKNEVLTQRFFQEAQAVSQLSHPNTVTVFDFGRTDDDLLFIAMEFVEGVPLGQLIREAGRLTLEDAVSFTVQIAQALGEAHQKGIIHRDLKPDNVMVVRQRGTDPFVKVLDFGIAKVVDKAETFTQAGSIVGTPHYMAPEQARSAPIDGRADLYALGCCLYEMLSGRPPYDGSSVVGILVAHQNNPIPELGADYPVMLRQFMQRAMGKDPEDRPPTAAAFVAELMACFMATPPPESGRGSAGRRDSAVGIEERLRAHARARSAMSSARERGPMSVSSTLDGQGPMAGRKPLPTPGSYLKSDSDSSIRLPRPAVSRETRPSPVPFRALVEQKSQERQESSGLPRPSWDDASISGEVSTKTLPSGSHPVASEYFERERERIASNPALGQAPTMAAGISTPGSSPQIKALVREGAQRASQSGVGSAPGVAQQASQPGYGSVPGTSAQPGSQPGYGSAPGVAAQPGSQPGYESAADARAAVDREAVVSEAAMSQSRQQRAAGAPGWVWPVVVLASVMVLSVALVVSSGGDTGQASQNAGVEEGGEVASGVAEPAVASAQPLSLDSDPSGATVVIDGVPVGRTPLTHRVAGEVVGEVRFELRGYETLRFADVPVRAEGDNRLFGVMERQALAIDVRAPRQGGVLLVNGEVLGEPMGALAQVYEATWPEGEVELVWRHPDFEDVRRVVPARGVKTPLRWEISEAALVERSEG, translated from the coding sequence ATGAACCCGACAGCCAGCACGACAACCGATGATCACGCGGCGTTGCCCCGGGGCTTTGTGCTCCAGGGACGCTACGTCATTGACTCGCTCATCGGTTCGGGGGGGATGGGGCATATTTATCTGGCACACCAGCGACCCTTTAACCGGCCGATGGCCATCAAGGTGATGCATGCGGAGCACTCCAAAAATGAGGTGCTCACCCAGCGCTTCTTTCAGGAGGCCCAGGCGGTAAGCCAGCTTTCGCACCCCAACACGGTGACGGTGTTCGACTTTGGTCGCACCGACGACGACCTGCTCTTTATCGCGATGGAGTTTGTGGAGGGCGTACCACTCGGGCAGCTGATCCGGGAGGCGGGGCGGCTTACGCTGGAGGATGCTGTCTCGTTTACGGTGCAGATCGCCCAGGCGCTGGGGGAGGCGCATCAGAAGGGCATCATTCACCGGGATTTGAAGCCCGATAACGTGATGGTGGTGCGTCAGCGGGGCACCGATCCTTTTGTGAAAGTGCTGGATTTTGGCATCGCCAAGGTCGTCGATAAGGCCGAGACCTTTACGCAGGCGGGCAGCATCGTGGGCACGCCGCATTATATGGCGCCGGAGCAGGCGCGCAGCGCGCCGATTGACGGACGCGCGGATCTTTATGCGCTGGGGTGTTGTCTTTACGAGATGCTCAGCGGGCGGCCGCCTTACGATGGGAGCTCGGTGGTGGGGATTCTGGTGGCGCATCAGAACAACCCGATTCCCGAGCTCGGCGCAGACTACCCGGTGATGCTGCGGCAGTTTATGCAGCGGGCGATGGGCAAAGATCCCGAAGATCGTCCGCCGACGGCGGCGGCCTTTGTGGCGGAGCTGATGGCGTGTTTTATGGCGACGCCGCCGCCGGAATCAGGCCGGGGTTCGGCAGGCCGTCGGGATTCGGCGGTGGGGATCGAGGAGCGGTTGAGGGCGCACGCCAGGGCGCGCTCGGCGATGAGTTCAGCACGTGAGCGCGGGCCGATGTCGGTCTCCAGCACCCTGGATGGGCAGGGGCCGATGGCCGGGAGGAAGCCGCTGCCGACGCCGGGCTCCTACTTAAAGTCGGATAGCGACAGCTCCATTCGCCTGCCTCGCCCCGCCGTCTCCCGCGAGACGAGGCCCTCGCCGGTGCCTTTTCGGGCGCTGGTGGAGCAGAAGAGCCAGGAGCGTCAGGAGAGCTCCGGGCTGCCGCGGCCTTCGTGGGATGATGCCTCGATCTCGGGGGAGGTCAGCACGAAGACGCTGCCCTCGGGCTCGCACCCGGTGGCCTCGGAGTACTTTGAAAGGGAGCGGGAGCGCATCGCGTCAAATCCCGCCCTGGGGCAGGCCCCCACCATGGCCGCAGGCATCAGCACGCCGGGCTCCTCGCCGCAGATCAAGGCGCTTGTGCGGGAGGGGGCGCAGCGAGCGTCGCAGTCGGGGGTGGGGAGTGCGCCGGGTGTGGCGCAGCAGGCGTCGCAGCCGGGGTATGGGAGTGTGCCCGGGACGTCTGCACAGCCGGGCTCGCAGCCCGGGTATGGGAGCGCGCCGGGTGTTGCGGCACAGCCGGGCTCGCAGCCCGGGTATGAGAGCGCGGCGGATGCGCGCGCCGCGGTGGACCGCGAAGCGGTGGTCAGCGAAGCGGCGATGTCGCAAAGCAGACAGCAGCGTGCGGCCGGAGCGCCGGGGTGGGTGTGGCCGGTGGTGGTCCTGGCGAGTGTGATGGTGCTGAGTGTGGCGCTGGTGGTGAGCTCGGGAGGCGATACAGGGCAGGCATCGCAAAACGCCGGGGTGGAAGAGGGCGGGGAGGTGGCGTCAGGAGTGGCCGAGCCGGCTGTTGCGAGTGCGCAGCCGCTCTCACTCGACAGCGATCCGAGTGGGGCGACGGTGGTCATCGACGGGGTGCCGGTAGGGCGAACGCCGCTGACGCATCGGGTCGCTGGCGAGGTGGTTGGCGAGGTGCGTTTTGAGCTGCGCGGCTATGAGACGCTGCGTTTTGCCGACGTTCCGGTGCGCGCCGAGGGCGACAACCGCCTCTTCGGCGTGATGGAGCGGCAGGCGCTCGCCATCGATGTGCGCGCGCCACGCCAGGGCGGGGTGCTGCTGGTCAACGGTGAGGTTTTGGGCGAGCCGATGGGAGCGCTCGCGCAGGTCTATGAGGCGACCTGGCCGGAGGGGGAGGTGGAGCTTGTGTGGCGCCACCCGGACTTTGAAGACGTGCGCCGGGTGGTGCCAGCGCGTGGCGTGAAGACGCCCCTGCGCTGGGAGATCTCGGAGGCAGCGCTGGTGGAGCGCAGTGAGGGCTAA
- a CDS encoding helix-turn-helix domain-containing protein — protein MARSTAHTFEESVRQMTPVTAPRDQRERVAALLELLTHVDESPHEPAAYKLVSPSGEVIDLPESVFLLLERIIEVLASGDAITVVPVGKELTTQQAANILNVSRQYLVRLLDDGRIPFRKTGTHRRVRMEDLLAYKRQRDRDRIASLDDLSQLSQDFDGYDEIPGEG, from the coding sequence ATGGCTCGCAGCACAGCACACACCTTTGAGGAGTCGGTACGTCAGATGACGCCCGTCACCGCGCCACGCGATCAACGCGAGAGGGTTGCCGCTTTGCTAGAGCTCCTCACGCACGTTGATGAGAGCCCACACGAGCCGGCTGCCTACAAGTTGGTCAGTCCGTCCGGCGAGGTCATCGACCTGCCTGAATCCGTCTTCTTGCTGCTCGAGCGAATCATTGAGGTGCTCGCCAGCGGTGACGCCATCACGGTGGTTCCCGTCGGCAAAGAGCTCACAACGCAGCAGGCTGCCAACATCCTCAACGTGTCGCGGCAGTACCTGGTACGCCTTCTCGACGATGGGCGCATTCCCTTTCGTAAAACCGGAACGCACCGGCGAGTGCGTATGGAGGATCTTCTGGCCTACAAACGCCAGCGCGACCGCGATCGCATTGCGTCACTCGACGACCTCTCCCAGCTCAGTCAGGACTTTGATGGCTACGATGAGATCCCGGGAGAGGGTTGA
- a CDS encoding VOC family protein — translation MSNHETINPGARIGHVHLKVADLERAVAFYRDVLGFELTTRYGDQAAFLSAGGYHHHIGLNTWHSKGGSPAPAHHTGLFHTAILYPTRRALAVALKRLRDAGVTLDGASDHGVSEALYLRDPDGNGLELYWDRPREEWPTDEEGNLTMFTKPLSLAGLLAELEE, via the coding sequence ATGAGCAACCACGAGACGATTAACCCCGGCGCCCGCATCGGCCACGTCCACCTCAAAGTCGCCGACCTGGAGCGCGCGGTGGCCTTCTACCGCGACGTCCTGGGCTTTGAGCTCACCACCCGCTACGGCGACCAGGCCGCCTTTTTATCGGCTGGCGGCTACCATCACCACATCGGCCTCAACACCTGGCATAGCAAGGGTGGCTCCCCCGCCCCGGCCCACCACACCGGCCTCTTCCACACCGCCATCCTCTACCCCACTCGCCGCGCCCTGGCCGTGGCGCTCAAACGTCTTCGCGACGCCGGCGTCACCCTCGACGGCGCCAGCGACCACGGCGTCAGCGAGGCGCTTTACCTGCGCGACCCCGACGGCAACGGCCTGGAGCTCTACTGGGACCGCCCCAGGGAGGAGTGGCCCACTGATGAAGAGGGCAACCTGACGATGTTCACAAAGCCGCTGAGTCTTGCCGGGTTGCTGGCGGAGCTTGAGGAGTGA
- a CDS encoding PAS domain-containing protein, producing MSDERKSFPLDVALLEAVLDHLPIGAILLDDEGIIRRFNRYEEQLSGRKREKTIGKSFFSDVAPCTSDIELGPKFREGIENNNLDLDIEFSFPYPFNRVPRDVRIRAASVSSASDRAHVVLIEDITSRRQLQRNNAEMMMGLKSMVARWRGSEQSESYQRLAFGGADAFEEEAIVLYADVSGFGSLAARTPPAELFQVVDCQLQAAIEAISRRGGHVDEVNGQGVVGVFLLNGGQRVVSDAVRAAQEVVEASRSALELPFRVGLAVGRVFNGPVGRKEFGGRATVGQPVLTARAIAQVGRGHEIVMEEGVKERLGEVGKTSELRGVVPTGIANPGTLHRLEALELPRRA from the coding sequence ATGAGCGATGAACGCAAGAGCTTCCCGTTGGACGTAGCGCTGCTTGAGGCGGTGCTCGACCATCTGCCGATCGGCGCCATTCTGCTCGACGATGAAGGCATCATTCGCCGCTTCAATCGCTACGAAGAGCAGCTCTCGGGCAGAAAGCGCGAGAAGACGATCGGTAAATCCTTCTTCAGCGATGTGGCTCCCTGCACCTCCGATATTGAGCTGGGGCCGAAGTTTCGCGAAGGGATTGAGAACAACAACCTCGATCTCGATATTGAGTTCTCTTTTCCCTACCCCTTCAATCGGGTGCCGCGGGATGTGCGGATTCGTGCGGCGAGTGTGAGTTCTGCGAGCGATCGGGCGCATGTGGTGCTGATTGAGGATATTACGTCGCGGCGTCAGCTTCAGCGCAACAACGCCGAGATGATGATGGGGCTCAAGTCGATGGTGGCGCGCTGGCGCGGCAGCGAGCAGAGCGAGAGCTACCAGCGCCTGGCGTTTGGCGGCGCGGATGCCTTTGAGGAGGAGGCGATCGTGCTCTACGCCGACGTCTCGGGGTTCGGGAGTCTGGCGGCGCGCACGCCGCCGGCGGAGCTTTTTCAGGTGGTCGACTGTCAGCTGCAGGCGGCGATTGAGGCGATCAGCCGCCGCGGCGGGCATGTCGACGAGGTCAACGGCCAGGGGGTGGTAGGCGTGTTTCTGCTTAACGGCGGGCAGCGCGTGGTGAGTGACGCGGTGCGGGCGGCCCAGGAGGTGGTTGAGGCCAGCCGCTCGGCGTTGGAGCTGCCCTTTCGGGTGGGGCTGGCGGTGGGGCGCGTGTTTAACGGGCCGGTGGGTCGTAAGGAGTTCGGCGGGCGGGCGACCGTGGGTCAGCCCGTGCTCACGGCTCGGGCGATTGCCCAGGTGGGGCGAGGCCACGAGATCGTGATGGAAGAGGGCGTCAAAGAGCGGCTCGGTGAGGTCGGAAAGACCAGTGAGCTGCGCGGGGTGGTGCCCACCGGCATCGCCAACCCGGGCACGCTGCATCGTCTGGAAGCGCTGGAGCTTCCCAGACGCGCCTGA
- a CDS encoding tetratricopeptide repeat protein has product MKCKKCDEKNPPGTNNCLYCLEPLPEVDAVRGEKAFGGMIVLGLFVVALGYLAWWGWGWWQLESERRQAQAEGLTEYVVHQICFGEESPIRDNDYRHRGYHYHAVQATGRGLISGSDSLRHCYRRELGPAEQIEELPEKGELERVFR; this is encoded by the coding sequence ATGAAGTGCAAAAAGTGTGATGAGAAAAACCCGCCGGGCACCAACAACTGCCTCTACTGTCTGGAGCCTTTGCCCGAGGTCGATGCGGTGCGTGGCGAGAAGGCTTTCGGGGGCATGATCGTGCTGGGGCTCTTTGTGGTGGCGCTGGGTTATCTGGCGTGGTGGGGCTGGGGATGGTGGCAGCTGGAGAGCGAGCGACGTCAGGCGCAGGCCGAGGGGCTGACCGAGTACGTCGTGCACCAGATCTGCTTCGGGGAGGAGAGCCCGATTCGCGACAACGACTACCGTCATCGCGGCTACCACTACCACGCGGTGCAGGCGACGGGGCGCGGGCTGATCAGCGGCAGCGATAGCCTGCGCCATTGTTACCGCAGGGAGCTGGGGCCGGCGGAGCAGATCGAGGAGCTGCCAGAGAAGGGGGAGCTTGAGCGGGTGTTTCGTTGA
- a CDS encoding c-type cytochrome, with the protein MKRELTIMLAMAALWVGCGDLEQTPEPEVDPGDALAWMEANQERYLGDRAWRRAQLEATLWSPELPYARKRLKSYALPEGGWDLLPELLARSGPVFPGEAVPEELEEALPNVFPTQAPTTREAWLALGEQVFWEMPMRRDNYLEWIATRPELLEETGFERNADGSLRGMVRFKDVRGELRVGVTCGLCHGGGGVAGRTNTELDLGRARQIFNESHGVDGSRFASWGPGRVDITDDSADDPLRVPDLWGTRHQSYLNASGIVRVANPASVVIRFETQYIPGHGLEARPNRVLSWALAMYVLSLEPPESPDVSPDHPGRAIFEAQCASCHNPDRGFSGDLIQSWILRGNVSAAESPMRGTGMMKVPSLVGIGQGGPYMHDGRHAELSDVLEERHPTGVVLSDDERDDLLNFLQSL; encoded by the coding sequence ATGAAACGCGAACTCACCATAATGCTCGCCATGGCTGCCCTCTGGGTGGGTTGCGGGGATCTGGAGCAGACGCCGGAGCCGGAGGTTGACCCGGGCGATGCGCTGGCGTGGATGGAGGCGAATCAGGAGCGCTACCTGGGCGATCGCGCGTGGCGTCGTGCCCAGCTTGAGGCGACGCTCTGGAGTCCGGAGCTGCCTTATGCGCGAAAGCGGCTCAAGAGCTATGCGCTGCCCGAGGGCGGCTGGGATTTGCTCCCGGAGTTGCTGGCGCGCAGTGGGCCGGTTTTTCCCGGGGAGGCTGTGCCGGAGGAGCTTGAAGAGGCGCTGCCCAACGTCTTTCCCACGCAAGCGCCGACGACGCGCGAGGCGTGGCTCGCGCTTGGCGAGCAGGTTTTTTGGGAGATGCCGATGCGGCGCGATAACTACCTGGAGTGGATCGCGACGAGGCCCGAACTTCTCGAGGAGACGGGCTTTGAGCGAAACGCCGATGGTTCGTTGCGTGGCATGGTGCGTTTTAAAGATGTGCGCGGTGAGCTGCGCGTCGGCGTCACCTGCGGGCTCTGTCACGGAGGCGGCGGTGTGGCCGGGCGCACGAACACCGAGCTCGATCTGGGCCGAGCGCGCCAGATATTTAATGAATCCCACGGGGTCGATGGTTCGCGCTTTGCGTCCTGGGGGCCGGGTCGGGTCGATATTACCGATGATTCCGCCGACGACCCGCTGCGGGTGCCCGACCTCTGGGGTACGCGCCATCAGTCCTATCTCAATGCCAGCGGGATTGTGCGGGTGGCCAACCCGGCGTCGGTCGTGATCCGTTTTGAGACGCAGTACATCCCCGGCCACGGCTTAGAAGCGCGGCCCAACCGCGTGCTCTCCTGGGCATTGGCGATGTACGTGCTTTCGCTGGAGCCGCCGGAAAGCCCCGATGTGTCGCCCGACCACCCTGGCCGAGCGATCTTCGAGGCCCAATGTGCGAGCTGCCATAACCCCGACCGGGGCTTTAGTGGCGATTTGATCCAGAGCTGGATCCTGAGAGGAAACGTATCGGCCGCCGAGAGCCCGATGCGAGGGACGGGGATGATGAAAGTCCCCTCGCTCGTCGGCATCGGCCAGGGAGGCCCTTATATGCACGACGGACGTCACGCTGAGTTGAGCGATGTCCTCGAAGAACGCCACCCCACCGGGGTGGTGCTGAGTGATGATGAACGCGACGATCTGCTGAATTTCCTGCAATCCCTTTAA
- a CDS encoding DNA cytosine methyltransferase codes for MSDTASTPGAPLRCLELFCGIGGFAAAVQGHANVVGALDLSGHAIEVYRHNFHDHGARQAHLEHLDEAEIFGYEADLWWMSPPCQPYTTRGHQRDLEDHRARSLIRIMALIERQGPAHVAMENVPGFQGSDAHALVLRTLSDAGYEVAERLLCPTELGVPAQRERYYLVASRRGLRPREKREAAAMRPLADFLMAPTDEELGQVVVPEEALAKHGPGMRIFDLREEPGRIANTFTGAYGKTWQAAGAYLRMADGRVRRFTPREMLGLMGFSPDFGFPDHVSLRQRYKLIGNSLSVWAMREVLSALIPSLSGAETPVDAKASEALALP; via the coding sequence ATGTCTGATACTGCTTCAACCCCGGGTGCGCCCCTGCGCTGCCTGGAGCTTTTCTGCGGCATCGGTGGTTTTGCCGCCGCGGTGCAGGGGCACGCAAACGTGGTGGGCGCGCTCGATCTCTCGGGCCACGCTATCGAGGTGTACCGCCACAATTTTCACGATCACGGCGCGCGCCAGGCCCACCTGGAGCACCTCGATGAGGCGGAGATTTTTGGCTACGAGGCCGACCTCTGGTGGATGTCGCCGCCCTGCCAGCCCTATACGACGCGGGGGCATCAGCGGGATCTTGAGGACCATCGCGCGCGCAGCCTGATTCGCATCATGGCGCTTATCGAGCGCCAGGGGCCCGCGCATGTGGCGATGGAGAACGTGCCGGGGTTTCAGGGGTCCGACGCCCACGCGCTGGTGCTCAGGACGCTCAGCGATGCGGGCTACGAGGTGGCCGAGCGCCTGCTCTGCCCCACCGAGCTGGGCGTTCCGGCGCAGCGGGAGCGCTATTATCTGGTGGCCAGCCGCAGAGGGTTGCGTCCCCGGGAGAAGCGCGAAGCTGCGGCGATGCGGCCGCTGGCCGACTTCTTGATGGCGCCCACCGACGAGGAGCTCGGGCAGGTCGTGGTGCCTGAAGAGGCGCTGGCAAAACACGGGCCGGGCATGCGCATCTTCGATCTGCGGGAGGAGCCCGGACGCATCGCCAACACCTTCACCGGGGCCTACGGCAAGACCTGGCAGGCCGCCGGCGCCTACCTGCGCATGGCAGACGGGCGCGTGCGTCGCTTTACCCCCCGCGAGATGCTGGGGCTGATGGGGTTTTCGCCGGACTTCGGGTTTCCAGACCATGTGAGCCTGCGCCAGCGCTACAAACTTATCGGCAACAGCCTCTCGGTCTGGGCGATGCGGGAGGTGCTCAGCGCCCTGATTCCCTCGCTATCTGGCGCCGAGACGCCTGTCGACGCTAAGGCCAGTGAGGCGCTGGCCCTTCCCTGA
- a CDS encoding nuclear transport factor 2 family protein: protein MDPNTLASRSAREVLDDHLDLARSWDFETDLERNFAPDIVLMTTYGIFRGVEGLREKVRLLQKQLPDGQWTYHRIMVERHLGFLEWSGVGKNGARVEDGADSYLIEDGKIRAMTIHYTVIPGVPPEA, encoded by the coding sequence ATGGACCCAAACACCCTCGCCAGCCGCTCAGCCCGTGAGGTCTTGGACGACCACCTCGACCTGGCCCGAAGCTGGGATTTTGAGACGGATCTCGAGCGTAACTTCGCCCCCGACATCGTCCTGATGACCACCTACGGCATCTTCCGCGGGGTGGAGGGCCTGCGCGAGAAGGTGCGCCTTTTGCAAAAACAACTCCCCGACGGCCAGTGGACCTACCACCGCATCATGGTCGAGCGGCACCTGGGGTTTCTGGAGTGGAGCGGCGTCGGCAAAAACGGTGCCCGCGTCGAAGATGGCGCCGACTCCTACCTCATCGAAGATGGAAAAATCCGCGCCATGACCATCCATTATACCGTGATCCCGGGCGTCCCCCCCGAGGCTTAA